One Dioscorea cayenensis subsp. rotundata cultivar TDr96_F1 chromosome 17, TDr96_F1_v2_PseudoChromosome.rev07_lg8_w22 25.fasta, whole genome shotgun sequence DNA window includes the following coding sequences:
- the LOC120280473 gene encoding rust resistance kinase Lr10-like: protein MIYPVEYLHQGCNQRILHFDSKPHNILLDYEFNPKISDFGLAKLCSRDQSIVTMTAVRGTRGYIAPEIYPRNFGTVSYKSDVHSFGMLVLERVGGRKNIDPSVEKTDEIYFPEWVYEQLIGEQNFHVAIDVMNNEEETMRKLVIVALWCIQWSPTDRPTMTRVVQMLIGSLESLELPPRPFVSSSLPPLSEE, encoded by the coding sequence ATGATTTATCCAGTTGAGTATTTGCACCAAGGATGTAATCAGCGAATTCTCCATTTCGACAGCAAGCCTCACAATATTTTACTTGACTATGAATTCAACCCAAAGATTTCTGATTTTGGTCTTGCAAAACTATGTTCAAGAGATCAAAGCATTGTGACAATGACAGCAGTAAGAGGCACAAGGGGCTACATTGCACCTGAAATCTACCCAAGGAACTTTGGAACAGTGTCTTATAAATCAGATGTTCATAGTTTTGGAATGCTGGTCTTGGAAAGGGTAGGTGGCAGGAAAAACATCGATCCTTCGGTAGAGAAAACTGATGAGATTTATTTCCCTGAATGGGTTTACGAGCAGTTGATCGGCGAGCAAAATTTTCATGTAGCGATAGATGTGATgaacaatgaagaagaaactaTGAGGAAGCTTGTGATTGTTGCTCTGTGGTGCATACAATGGAGTCCTACTGATAGGCCTACAATGACAAGAGTTGTGCAAATGCTCATTGGGAGTTTGGAAAGCTTGGAGCTACCCCCTAGACCTTTTGTTTCATCTTCCCTCCCACCTTTGAGTGAAGAATAA
- the LOC120280127 gene encoding rust resistance kinase Lr10-like has protein sequence MILGFTFFFISRKAKRRRELRMKVEMFLASYKTTKPARYTYAGIKKITKRFKYKLGEGGFGSVYKGGLPNGIPVAVKMLEGSKSEGDDFINEVGTIGMIPHINIVRLLGFCSEGTRRALVYEFMPNESLEKYIFSRDANGNRLFGMDKLLGIAIGIARGVEYLHQGCDQRILHFDIKPHNILLDYDFNPKISDFGLAKLCSRDQSIVTMTAIRGTMGYIAPDIYSRNFGTVSYKSDVYSFGMLLLEMVGGRKNIDPLVDNQSAIYLPEWVYEQLIGGHSFQVAIEMMNNEEEIVRKLVIVALWCIQWSPNDRPTMTRVVQMLIGSLENLEIPPRPFVSSSDQDEDDTSFKGL, from the coding sequence ATGATATTGGGGTTTacattcttcttcatttctagaAAAGcaaagaggagaagagaatTGAGAATGAAAGTTGAGATGTTTCTGGCCTCATACAAGACAACAAAGCCGGCTCGATACACTTATGCTGGTATTAAGAAGATCACGAAACGGTTCAAGTATAAATTGGGGGAAGGAGGTTTTGGAAGTGTCTACAAAGGAGGGCTACCGAATGGAATTCCTGTGGCAGTGAAGATGCTTGAGGGATCTAAAAGTGAGGGAGATGATTTTATAAATGAAGTTGGCACCATTGGAATGATTCCCCATATCAATATTGTGCGTCTTCTTGGCTTTTGCTCTGAAGGGACAAGGCGTGCTCTTGTTTATGAGTTTATGCCGAATGAGTCTTTAGAGAAGTACATTTTCTCGAGAGATGCCAATGGAAATCGTCTGTTTGGAATGGATAAATTGCTTGGTATTGCAATTGGGATAGCGCGGGGGGTTGAGTATTTGCACCAAGGATGTGATCAGCGCATTCTCCATTTCGACATCAAGCCTCACAATATTTTGCTGGATTATGATTTCAATCCGAAGATTTCTGATTTTGGTCTCGCAAAGTTATGTTCAAGAGACCAGAGCATTGTAACTATGACTGCAATAAGGGGCACCATGGGCTACATTGCGCCGGATATCTACTCCAGGAACTTTGGAACAGTGTCTTACAAATCAGATGTTTACAGCTTCGGAATGCTGCTACTTGAAATGGTTGGTGGAAGGAAGAACATCGACCCTTTGGTTGATAATCAGAGTGCAATTTATCTCCCTGAATGGGTTTATGAGCAGCTGATTGGTGGTCATAGTTTTCAAGTAGCAATAGAGATGATGAACAATGAAGAAGAGATTGTGAGGAAGCTTGTGATTGTGGCATTGTGGTGCATACAATGGAGTCCAAATGATAGGCCTACAATGACAAGAGTTGTGCAGATGCTTATTGGGAGTTTGGAGAACTTGGAGATACCCCCAAGACCTTTTGTTTCATCTTCTgatcaagatgaagatgatacTTCTTTCAAGGGACTATGA